A window of Rhododendron vialii isolate Sample 1 chromosome 11a, ASM3025357v1 genomic DNA:
CGGGCctaaactatttttgttttaaacCAAACAgcgaaaatttattgaattaagaCATTTGCCAAAGACGACATTTGTTGAGGAGTGTGAAGTGATGGGTTAAGCCACACGTGGATCAATAAGAAGTGAATTCGAGATCGAGACAAGACCTCATAGGTGCACTCTATTAAGCACtcgttttctagggtttcattATGTATTGGGAGGCAAATACGTCTGATTTAGCCAAACTCAAAACAAATCTAGTACTTGCATAAAACACCCAGAAAAGCAGAATATGCAACAGTAGGGAGAATCAACCTTAAAACGAGAGACATAAACACATCGAAATTGTACCTACACATTGATATTTAGAACTTCGTTCATAGTAACCAAAAAATGTCATTTGTAATAACCTCCCCAAGAAAAAGCAAAGCCTCACCATAAGAGCCATATGCTAGTATCCTACATCTCCGAATGATCTAAAGTTGTCTCGCTCAGTACAGGAATTTCGAATGATTTAAAGCTGTCTCGCTCAGTACTGGAATTTCAACATACGTCCCAATTATGGAGGAGCCCATACATACCAACACCGTCAAGACGTGGACAACTCCAGGAGCAATCCAAAAATGCTGATAACCGGTTCTGCCCCCATAGAATGCAAACAGTAAGAAACTGCTCACCATCTCTGTAATCTGAAAGGCATTCTCCAGTATCATGGACATCACCGTATTGAACCTCAAGAAATGGGGATGTTTCTTTCTCCTCACCACACCGAAATATGCAGCGATAAAATATAGCATAACAAAACTTTTCGCCAATTTGTCAAAAACCCGGTAAAATCCAGATGTCAAGAACTTGAATTGCTCCAAGCATGGGTAGAGACTACAAGCTGCTTCCCAATACTTCGATGTATCCCGGAGGGATATGAGATATGGGATGCATGCCAGAATTCTCCACCACCACATAACCTTCTCTCCTTTTGAAGCAGGGTCAGGAATATGCCAAGGCATCTTCTCCATGGAAGTTCTTGGAGGGGCCAGAAAAGGTTGCTTCTTCTGCATACATATTGTGGGTATGGTACTACGTGAAAGGCTACCATCCTGACCACTTAAGAGCGGTGGTAATGCACCCGCAAGATGCAGAAGAGGAGTTTTTCCTGCGATATGAATTCATGATATTCTGCAAAAACTTTTCATGGAAAAGAGCTAACTCactcacacacacgcacatgcTCACGCATATGTATATACCCATATCCATGTCTTTTCGCATTAAGCATTTCCATATCCGGGGGAAAAAATGCATATCCATAAACATGTTAACATTTCTTTCCGCTTTAGCTTCTGGTACAGAACCATCCTTGTTAGTTGTTACCATTGCTGTTAACCTATCATGGTTCTATTTTCCTTATGAAAAAAGGGTCAAGATGAGGCCCATCCCAACAATCCCAGCGTACCATACCGTACATATATTAGATATATGCAGTATTGCAACATAATTTGCCTTTAGATATATGCATTATGTAAGCTGAAAGCTTGTACCAAATTAATTTCAAGCCTAGCTTGACTAAGATGCATAATGCCGACCAGAACGGGAAAAAAACATCACTTATTGGGGACCAAAGCCGTACAGTCCTTGTTTTTACTTTGGAAGAGCGTATAGTCCTTTGTTTAATCATATAATTTGCGCTAAGCTTTTTACagtaaaaaattgaaataaatatCAAACATCCAAACATTAAAAATCACTCCAACAAATAAATACTGaatcttatttaaaaaatgcaaCTTAAATGAAACAAACGAGAGATCATCAACTTGACAACAGCATTGACATACCAATGGAAGACTGCAATGTTAGCTCTTGACAAGGTCTCCATGAACTCCTAATGCTTCGATATGAAACACCGGAAGGCAGAGGAGGGATGCCACAATATGGACCTGAGAAACAGGACTTTGAGTTGAATGCCTAGGGGTAAACACCCGGAGTGACCAAAGAGCATCCATTTAGAATCATGTTCTGGCAATCAAAACAGAATATAtgaatgtgtatatataccagATCAAGATACAGAGTATTTGTCAGCAGGAGTTAGAaaaaaataactgaaagaaGCAAATCTCCAGCTCTGTATCCAAGACTTGTGAGACCGACAGCCCAAAAAGTATTTATTGGAGAATAACTACCACCCTTTTGAAATCACTAATTAGTGTCCAATCCCtaaatggaaaagaaacttgaGCTCGTACGAcatgtttggatcttgaatttgttcAGGGAATTGAATGTGAAAGCCAACTAAATTAACCTCGCATagctatttttttcccctccaatAATTTCGGAGAAAATGGAATTTTTAACTAATAACTATTCATTCTCATATCTCACCAAACGCAACAAATGGTTTAGCTTCGTTGAAATCATGTTATTCTCTTATCTCCTTAAAATCGTCTGAGTCCTACCAAGCAATTCAATAATTCATGGAAACAGTCacaaacacaatttttctacAGCTTTGACACCAATTCTTTAAGTCTCTCACCAAGACATTGATGAAAGCAACATATTTCAAAGTATTTTACGCTAAATCGTAGACTTCTACGTACACAGAGCACTCTAATTCCATAATCACCGAGTTTAAGTGAGTTTCTATCGTAACATCCAAACCCCCATCTATCTGTACTCTTAGGCTTTTATcggaaaataaattaaacacAAACCCCCATTTCTCtctatccctctctctccctccctctctctgtgATCACCTGAAGACCTCATTTTGCAATGACACCCTTCACCCTCCCCAAGCTAAAAATCATCCAACGTCGAAGGAGCCCTAAACAACGCCGGTCTCacctccaaaatcaaagccaCCATTCCTTGCAATACCGATATCTCATTCTCCCCTGCTTCgacatattcaaaaaaaaaattctccccTGCTTCCCAGTCCCCTACCCTCCGTTGGCAACTTACAGTTCAAGATCACCGCCTCTCTGTGATCACCTGAAGACCTCATTTGGCAACGATACCCTCCACCCTCCCGCGCTAAAAATCATCCAACGAGCCCTAAACAATGCCGGCCTCACCTCCAAAATCAATGCCACCATTCCTTGCAATGCCGATATCTGATTCTCCCCTGATACCCAACCATCTCCCCTTACGACTCAAGATCACTGCAATCGAAAATCATCCAAGTCCACCGCTCCAATGATTTCCCCTTCACCATCAACATCTACCCCTTCCTCTCCCTCTACAGAAATAcaaattttccttttgatttgCATTTTTCGACGACAAAGGGGAGAATTATGCACCGATTCGTGATGGAGAGAATGGGTATATGAACATGTTTGATGCgacctttttttgtgtgtggtaaGCAACAGTTTTATTCCAAACAAACCAACA
This region includes:
- the LOC131307229 gene encoding protein TIC 20-I, chloroplastic-like, with translation MQKKQPFLAPPRTSMEKMPWHIPDPASKGEKVMWWWRILACIPYLISLRDTSKYWEAACSLYPCLEQFKFLTSGFYRVFDKLAKSFVMLYFIAAYFGVVRRKKHPHFLRFNTVMSMILENAFQITEMVSSFLLFAFYGGRTGYQHFWIAPGVVHVLTVLVCMGSSIIGTYVEIPVLSETALNHSKFLY